In the Wyeomyia smithii strain HCP4-BCI-WySm-NY-G18 chromosome 2, ASM2978416v1, whole genome shotgun sequence genome, one interval contains:
- the LOC129721804 gene encoding probable cytochrome P450 6a13 — MIILASLLIGLLYTNPAAFFLIIAVGYLLWQWLRYNFKFWQRENVPGPKPSLLFGNLGASLAMKKHIAEMAEEWYKEFPNEPFVGYYKVFKPAVFLRDPELIKAVLVKDHTCFSANDFTFNEKHNPLMRDNPFLIDGERWKKARQVLTPLYTGSKMKQLFHALDQGCSQFVEYIGRRLGEDLEAKSISAVYTTQNVVGCAFSLDAECFENPNNEWRVMGKKIFQPTLFAGITMLVTIFVPFIAQYLPIRLIPKEVEDWFRRTISSILEERKKESVPREDQLQTLLNPKAQTNLSAEQIAGHALTFFTEGYETSSTGLSFALYHLANNPSVQEKLHQEISRVIAETGDQLSYDDMQSIEYLDWVLQETLRINPPAAVLQKRTTKQYLLKRKINGQDVGTLLTEGTPVTVPITAIHMDPKYHPEPELFRPERFSPAEKTDRTQLVYFPFGEGPRMCLGMRFAQTQIKIALIRLVQSYRIRLSPNHKPFHIDRRAFLVQARDGLLLNFEKR; from the exons ATGATCATACTAGCGTCACTTCTTATCGGATTGTTGTACACCAACCCGGCAGCTTTCTTCCTGATAATTGCCGTCGGCTATCTTCTGTGGCAATGGCTCCGGTATAACTTCAAGTTTTGGCAGCGCGAAAATGTTCCCGGTCCGAAACCATCTCTGCTGTTCGGAAACCTTGGGGCCAGTTTGGCTATGAAAAAGCATATTGCCGAAATGGCCGAGGAATGGTACAA AGAATTCCCCAACGAACCGTTTGTCGGCTATTACAAAGTCTTCAAACCGGCGGTTTTTCTTCGGGACCCGGAGTTGATAAAAGCTGTTCTGGTAAAAGATCACACCTGCTTCTCGGCTAACGATTTTACCTTCAACGAGAAGCACAATCCACTTATGAGGGACAATCCTTTTCTGATCGACGGTGAGCGCTGGAAGAAGGCACGCCAGGTGTTGACGCCGCTTTATACCGGCAGTAAAATGAAGCAGCTTTTCCATGCACTGGACCAAGGTTGCAGCCAATTTGTAGAATACATCGGTCGCCGGTTGGGTGAAGATTTGGAAGCTAAGTCG ATTTCGGCTGTCTACACTACGCAAAATGTTGTCGGATGTGCCTTCAGCTTGGATGCGGAATGCTTCGAGAATCCGAACAACGAGTGGAGGGTGATGGGGAAGAAGATTTTCCAGCCGACCCTTTTTGCCGGGATCACAATGCTTGTTACGATATTTGTGCCGTTTATCGCGCAGTATCTTCCTATtag ATTGATCCCAAAAGAAGTTGAAGATTGGTTTCGAAGAACGATCTCCAGCATATTAGAGGAACGTAAAAAGGAATCAGTACCACGAGAAGATCAACTTCAAACTCTTTTAAACCCGAAAGCTCAAACAA ATTTGTCAGCGGAGCAAATTGCCGGACATGCATTGACATTCTTCACGGAAGGTTATGAAACCTCTAGCACGGGACTTTCATTTGCATTGTATCAC CTGGCCAATAACCCTAGCGTTCAGGAGAAACTTCACCAAGAAATATCGCGTGTTATAGCTGAAACTGGTGACCAACTAAGTTACGATGACATGCAAAGTATCGAGTATCTTGACTGGGTTCTGCAAGAAACGTTACGAATCAACCCGCCAGCAGCGGTATTGCAGAAGCGAACAACCAAACAGTATTTATTAAAGCGAAAGATCAACGGTCAAGATGTGGGAACACTTCTTACGGAAGGCACTCCGGTAACAGTGCCAATTACTGCCATTCATAT GGATCCAAAGTACCATCCAGAACCGGAACTTTTTCGCCCGGAACGGTTCAGCCCGGCGGAGAAAACCGACCGAACGCAGCTGGTGTATTTTCCTTTTGGGGAGGGTCCCCGGATGTGTTTGGGCATGAGATTCGCGCAGACTCAGATAAAAATTGCTTTGATCCGGCTGGTTCAGAGCTACCGTATTCGGTTGTCCCCCAACCACAAACCATTCCACATCGATCGGAGAGCATTTTTGGTGCAAGCCCGCGATGGATTGTTGCTGAATTTCGAAAAGCGGTAG